A part of Sander vitreus isolate 19-12246 chromosome 8, sanVit1, whole genome shotgun sequence genomic DNA contains:
- the LOC144521480 gene encoding nuclear receptor-interacting protein 3-like: MFTGTRTESRGDSGVLDAAALRQQRRLKQAIQFLHKDSADLLPLDGLKKLGTSKQGQPHHILQKRLLEAKLSRGQMNMCGVPPNNAGLFVSCTHFTSHEDEDEEQDDFIYVPCKYLGQEVNVLIDTGCKLNLMSSLTVEKLGLKALVEENKMETDGFPFQRKLCIDGHIREFRLTIGHRRIVCSFVIIESDRPLMSLGNKTLKSLKCVIDTEKQMLVFGTTVREQLQFSKKAIQ, from the exons ATGTTCACCGGGACGCGGACGGAGAGCCGGGGGGACTCGGGGGTCCTGGATGCTGCGGCTCTGAGGCAgcagaggaggctgaaacaggcGATCCAGTTCCTCCATAAAGACTCAGCTGATCTGCTGCCTCTGGATGGACTGAAGAAGCTTGGGACATCTAAACAGGGG CAACCACATCATATCCTCCAGAAGCGCCTGCTGGAGGCCAAGTTGTCCCGGGGACAGATGAACATGTGTGGAGTGCCACCAAACAACGCAGGGCTCTTTGTGAGCTGTACCCATTTCACTTCACATGAGGATGAAGACGAAGAGCAGGACGATTTCATCTATGTGCCCTGCAAG TATTTAGGACAGGAGGTAAATGTGCTGATTGACACCGGCTGCAAACTGAACCTGATGTCCTCACTAACTGTGGAGAAATTAGG TTTGAAAGCTCTGGttgaggaaaacaaaatggagaCAGATGGGTTTCCATTTCAGAGGAAGCTTTGTATCGACGGACACATCAGAGAATTCCGCCTAACCATCGGGCATCGCAGAATAGTGTGCTCCTTTGTCATCATAG AAAGTGACAGGCCGCTGATGTCCCTGGGCAACAAGACATTAAAGTCACTCAAG TGTGTAATTGACACTGAAAAGCAGATGTTGGTGTTTGGGACGACCGTGAGGGAGCAACTTCAGTTCTCCAAAAAAGCCATTCAATGA